The following proteins are encoded in a genomic region of Candidatus Poribacteria bacterium:
- a CDS encoding DUF362 domain-containing protein: MTLPVVNARRCSLETDRERVARIVYEMIDELPGLAEHFASCRKIAVKSNIGIMDVRWHRGWSIALADAAVVEGTIAWLRDHSDAEIIVGDASTGVRCEDVSEAMGITERIARYDARIVDYNDEPYTKYAVPDGGLMFSEYVMTEHMATADAVVSIAKMKSHLASGATLTLKNLFGIPPTSVYGSPRRYLHAPIRLPRVLADLGLILRPSLCVIDGIVGQTKQEWHSDPVEAGWLIAGDNTVATDAIGLTLMGIRPDGDYPEPPFHFDRNPVLLAAQRGLGPISLDGIDLLGDPLEAAEGFYSDKHMDPPLLDAIRYSIAEQAHIFVDDRARFLNEYPEQYVGLYDGDVIFTGTDLDNMQSRGQIARERGKRDKGLYLKRVEPSEIDPETFSVYEGLLARARA; the protein is encoded by the coding sequence ATGACCCTACCCGTCGTCAACGCCCGTCGATGCTCCCTGGAAACGGATCGCGAGCGCGTAGCCCGCATCGTCTACGAGATGATCGACGAGCTCCCCGGGCTCGCTGAACACTTCGCGTCGTGCCGCAAGATCGCCGTCAAGTCGAACATCGGCATCATGGATGTGCGATGGCATCGCGGATGGAGCATCGCGCTGGCGGATGCCGCCGTCGTCGAGGGCACCATCGCCTGGCTGCGCGACCACTCGGACGCCGAGATCATCGTCGGCGACGCTTCGACAGGCGTCCGGTGCGAGGACGTGTCCGAGGCGATGGGCATCACGGAGCGCATCGCCCGGTACGACGCGCGGATCGTCGACTACAACGACGAGCCCTACACGAAGTACGCGGTTCCCGACGGCGGGCTGATGTTCAGCGAATACGTGATGACGGAGCACATGGCGACCGCCGACGCCGTCGTCTCCATCGCCAAGATGAAGTCGCACCTGGCTTCAGGCGCGACGCTGACACTCAAGAACCTCTTCGGCATCCCGCCGACGAGCGTCTACGGGTCGCCGCGCCGCTACCTGCATGCGCCGATCCGCCTGCCGCGAGTCCTTGCCGACCTGGGGCTGATCCTGCGTCCGTCGCTGTGCGTCATCGACGGCATCGTGGGACAAACGAAGCAGGAGTGGCATTCCGATCCGGTCGAAGCCGGTTGGCTGATCGCGGGCGACAACACCGTCGCGACGGACGCCATCGGACTGACGCTGATGGGCATACGTCCCGACGGCGACTATCCCGAACCGCCCTTCCACTTCGACCGCAACCCCGTTCTGCTCGCCGCGCAGCGCGGATTGGGGCCCATCAGCCTCGACGGCATCGACCTGCTGGGCGATCCGCTGGAGGCCGCCGAGGGGTTCTACTCCGACAAGCACATGGACCCGCCGCTGCTGGACGCGATTCGGTACTCCATCGCGGAGCAGGCGCACATCTTCGTCGACGACCGCGCGCGGTTCCTGAACGAGTACCCGGAGCAGTACGTCGGGCTCTACGACGGCGATGTCATCTTCACGGGAACCGACCTGGACAACATGCAATCGCGCGGTCAGATCGCGCGCGAGCGGGGCAAGCGGGATAAAGGGCTCTACCTGAAGCGCGTCGAGCCGTCCGAGATCGACCCGGAGACCTTCTCCGTCTACGAAGGCTTGCTCGCGCGCGCGCGCGCCTGA